A part of Vanessa tameamea isolate UH-Manoa-2023 chromosome 20, ilVanTame1 primary haplotype, whole genome shotgun sequence genomic DNA contains:
- the LOC113403801 gene encoding mitochondrial import inner membrane translocase subunit tim16 has translation MAKYIAQIIVLGTQVVGRAFARALKQELAASQEAAKRAGGGPEGARRAAANASTGLTLEEAMQILNVEKLDPEKINNNYEHLFNVNDKAKGGSFYLQSKIVRAKERIETELKSNQPKQDQSQSKASS, from the coding sequence ATGGCAAAATATATTGCTCAAATAATAGTTCTTGGAACTCAGGTTGTCGGACGAGCGTTTGCTAGGGCACTAAAACAGGAATTAGCTGCGTCACAAGAGGCTGCTAAAAGAGCTGGTGGAGGCCCTGAAGGCGCAAGAAGAGCGGCAGCAAATGCTTCCACAGGACTGACACTAGAAGAAGCTATGCAGATTTTAAACGTAGAAAAATTAGACcctgaaaaaattaataacaactaTGAACATTTGTTCAATGTTAATGATAAGGCAAAAGGTGGTTCCTTCTACTTACAATCTAAAATAGTTAGAGCTAAGGAGAGAATAGAAACAGAACTGAAAAGTAATCAACCGAAGCAAGATCAAAGTCAATCCAAGGCCTCAtcatga
- the LOC113403819 gene encoding zinc finger CCHC domain-containing protein 10 produces MTLGTYNRHQAERKKQAALAAAFPQGIRCQKCLEYGHWSYECKGKRKIPVRPSRSQILKKNLKAKQENDCSNGKCKIPNKKKRTNSDCSDCSDSSSSGSSSDSSSGSSSSSNSDSSSDSESDSSSSSSSGSESCSDC; encoded by the exons ATGACTTTGGGTACTTACAACAGGCATCAAGCAGAACGCAAAAA GCAAGCAGCTTTGGCAGCTGCATTTCCACAAGGGATTCGCTGTCAGAAATGTCTGGAATATGGACATTGGAGCTACGAATGTAAGGGCAAACGTAAGATACCAGTGCGTCCGTCTCGCTCCCAGATCTTAAAGAAGAACTTGAAAGCGAAGCAAGAGAATGACTGCAG CAATGGAAAGTGCAAGATACCAAACAAAAAGAAGCGCACAAACTCAGATTGCTCGGATTGTTCCGATAGCAGCTCATCTGGCAGTTCTTCAGACTCGTCGTCAGGTAGCTCAAGCTCCTCCAACAGTGACAGCAGCAGTGACTCTGAGAGcgacagcagcagcagcagcagcagtgGCTCCGAGTCATGTAGCGACTGTTAA
- the LOC113403800 gene encoding uncharacterized protein LOC113403800: MAKVEQPIFILPKKRNGKKPNAIAGHVDHIITVQGAVDTELPSKYKNGLSPVSEHVVNGIIHSTMEGLKSNMKINLPIINDVNDEEMTENQLQLDQKPLSLQKNGYQPLSTIHSSREIIDLSPIYENSSDACSSHGDLKEINDNDIQRSCRILNSEYNESSCATPNSLSQTQSENSFEMGLLTDSLKNSAKRRKRVNIVPGIVETDNTDTEITALRVESEGSISPEFSLSESKDCYLTMTGTIKRGKKKGQNVDVKLNISREELEIIEATIVAEEYNKMDVSKCSLYNGPHIFLFSLLCIPFVAFISSMYSFYTGTMAWYNIFTHVTEDFSCIKKVLLAPIVILSYPFLIVLFTIGLGLYAGISQLTFSGANWWKDVCDFEKGFYGWLCNTLGLSECCPYEVVVLMDVKQ, translated from the exons ATGGCGAAAGTCGAACAACCTATATTCATCCTGCCAAAGAAACGAAATGGAAAGAAGCCAAATGCAATCGCCGGGCACGTTGATCATATAATCACAGTGCAG GGAGCTGTGGATACTGAATTGCCGTCGAAATACAAAAACGGACTTTCACCGGTTTCTGAGCATGTAGTTAATGGAATTATCCATTCAACAATGGAAGGTCTCAAatctaatatgaaaataaatcttcCAATCATCAATGATGTTAATGATGAAGAAATGACTGAAAATCAATTACAGTTGGATCAGAAGCCTTTAAGCTTACAGAAGAATGGCTACCAACCGCTGTCAACAATACACAGCAGCCGTGAAATTATTGACCTATCGCCAATATACGAGAACTCTTCCGACGCATGCTCCAGTCATGGTGACttgaaagaaataaatgataatgataTCCAAAGAAGCTGCCGAATTTTGAATTCAGAATACAATGAGAGTTCTTGTGCCACACCAAACAGCTTATCGCAAACACAGTCTGAAAACAGCTTTGAAATGGGACTGCTGACCGACAGTCTTAAAAACAGTGCTAAAAGGAGAAAACGTGTCAACATTGTGCCTGGTATCGTAGAAACTGACAACACTGACACAGAGATCACAGCTCTAAGAGTAGAATCAGAAGGGTCAATATCCCCAGAATTTTCTTTGTCTGAGAGTAAAGACTGTTATTTGACCATGACAGGTACTATTAAAAGGGGAAAAAAGAAGGGGCAAAATGTCGATGTCAAGTTAAACATATCAAGAGAGGAGTTAGAAATAATTGAAGCAACAATTGTTGCAGAGGAGTATAACAAAATGGATGTTTCAAAATGTTCCTTGTATAATGGTccgcatatatttttattcagtctTCTATGCATTCCGTTTGTTGCTTTCATATCATCAATGTATTCATTCTATACGGGTACCATGGcttggtataatatatttacacatgtTACAGAAGATTTCAGTTGTATCAAGAAAGTGTTATTGGCACCAATAGTGATACTATCCTACCCATTTCTGATAGTATTGTTTACGATTGGTCTCGGGTTATATGCTGGGATTTCACAACTTACATTTAGTGGTGCTAACTGGTGGAAGGATGTATGTGATTTCGAGAAAGGCTTTTATGGATGGCTCTGTAATACTTTAGGTTTATCTGAATGCTGCCCTTATGAAGTTGTTGTGTTAATGgatgtaaaacaataa